GAGAAGCTAACTTGATACAGGACAGTGGGAACAGTTTGAATTATTACACTAAGTGGCTGCTTTTAAAGTCAGTGCCCACTCTGCAGACCTGCACTAGCAGTGTCATTTGTTGACATGTTCATCACTTTCTCCTTGTTTCCATGATCTGAACTAAAGTAACCCCTCTTTAACTTTTAGGTAGTAACATTCCAATGAGTCGCAGTCGAAACCCCCCTCCCCGGGGTCAAGGGGCAGCACGAGCCAAACAGGTAAAGCCAGTCATGTCTGATAGTGAGATGTGTGCATTATATCTACTGCTATCATGTCAACAACAGGTAAGAGTCAGCAGCTCTGTCCATTTCTTTATGCCTGTCTGTCTTGCTGTTCCTCAGATGGGGCTGCTCCTCGACCTGTCCCCGGGCGGAGGGATGGATGATGACGGAAATGATGCAGATCTGGAGGCAGAACTGCTGAACCTGGTgggaggaggtggagggagaATGCAAGGGAAGAAAGGTGATGGCAAAGGTGAGTAAGAATCTTACACTGATGTCATTTGTTAAAATGTTCCATTGTGAAGTACAGTTGTCTCTGATACCTGTACTAGTACTTTGTATATGATTAAGTGCTGATTGTGATGTATTTGTGTACGTACAGCTCCTGTTCCCATGGCAGATATCGAGCGAATGGCAGCTCAGTGTATGAAAGACCTGGATGATGATGACATGGATGGTGAAGAtttggatgatgatgatgaagacctGCTGGTAACAAAGCTACATCAACAATTTGTGGATTCATTTAAATAATTTTCTTTTTAATAGATAAACAAGGACCGTCAATCAAAAATGAAAATCATTGGCTACTCCCAGTTTCTCCTATGTGCTAAATGTGCTGCTTTTCTTTGTCATGTGCTGTATGATAATACACATACGATGTAATGGTAGTTCACAGACTAAATGATGACTAGTAAATACTGAAACAATTATCTGATTATAAAAATGTACTGTTACTTGCATTCCTAATCCTTTTCACTTCACGTTACCTATAATATACTGGTGAAGCTTGGATGTTGATTTGCTTTAAATATCTGGATTTGTAAACAGTATGCACTCCTGTGTTTCCGTACATAGGCAGAACTGAATGAGGTTTTACAGGATGATGAGGATCACACTCCTGCTCCGACCCCTCCTGCTGCCACACCGACCGCTCCCAAAGCAGGCGTCACACCCCTTCCTGCTGCTCCCAGCGGTGCAACTGGGTTGGAGTCTCGTCTATTGGAGCGCATTGATATGTATAAGACAGCCATTTCGAATGGCAAGGCTGCAGGGGAGACTAGCAAAGTTCGAAGATATGACCGAGGTTTGAAGGTGAAAGAATAATATCAATCTAAAACAGAATTTTTGAAGCaaatatattcattttaatgtgaAAAAACATGTGTatgccttttttttctttttcaaccCTAGACATTGCAGTCCATGTTGACATCTTTCAAGAAAGGAAAGCCTGTCAATGAGGAGGAGATCCCGCCTCCAGTTGCTCTCGGCGGAAAGACCAACATCCCAGCAGAGTCTGAATCCATCAAAGAACGAGAGCTGCCGGAGCCCGCCCTGATACCCTCTCCTCCCACCAATCAGAAACCTCTGAGGGAGGCGCCTCCTGCAGCTCCTAAGGCGAAACCTCTGTATCTGACTGTGCCACAAAAGCCTAATTCTGCCATCACCCCGGGAACACCAGCCATCTCTCCCCTCACCCCCTGCCAGCCCAACGCACagcactcaggtaaacacacATGACCACATTCAGAGTCACCTGTGGACGACTCTCCTCTTCACAACTCACTGGTACTGTGAACGGAATTTATAAGAGCAAACATGTGgcgatataataataataataatcaaaataaactttattggtaaagcacttttaaaaacacaattacaaagtgctttacacaaCGAGATCTAATTATGTACACGGTCAAGATTTTAAGAACGAAAACatcaaattataaataaatccaAATAAAAGGTGTATCATGAAAACAGGCAAAAGGGTGAAAAGAAGGATAAACCTAAATAAACATTCTATTTACTGTGAGGCCTTTTTTGCTAACCTGTGTTattccactaaaaaaacattacatttattgaATCACTTTTAAACCGGAAGTTTGTTTATCAGCATAAAatgattgaattatttttgatcAATGGGTTTGCTTACATTTCCTCATTAACTGTTGACTGACATTTCTTTAGCTTTGCTTACCATCAATTGGGATTTATTTACTATATATTTATCAATTATCTTTCACAAAAATCATTGTCCataacaacgactactttcataATCCCATATTTCTAATTTCTTGCTGCTGAAGTTGCTCCCCGCTAAATGTCCTGTAATCCTCCTGAGCTTTTAAACTAACCTTTGTTTTGTACTATTTGTTGTCATCTCTGTTattctgtctcacacacacacacacacacacacacacacacacacacacacacacacacacacacacacacacacacacacacacacacacacacatgtatgctTTGCCTCCATTCAGAGCTGAAGCAGGCAGTGCTGTCACGACAGAGGGAGTATAAGATTGCTGCCATACACGCCAAACAGGGCGGAGACATAGACCTGGCCAAACAGCACTACCATGTTGCCAGGGTAACACAACCAATGTCAACGTTATAGCATGAGTACATCTATTTGATTGTGTGTAGAAAAAGTCTAAAAAGTTGATCTCTCTTTTTGCAGAAGATGGACGTGCTGGTGGAGGCTCTGGACCGAGGTGAACCAGTTGACCTGAGCTCTCTACCGCCCCCCCCTGGTCAGTGTTGCCACTCTCATGGAGTCCTTTATGACTGCACTGTTCACTATCTTCTCTAGGTTTGGTTTATCTCGCTCAAACTGGTTTAGTGCCTATTTGCCTTTAATGTTCATCAGACCTCACTGCATGACCTCAAACTTTTACTTTACTCTCTACTGATGAGACAAATATGTTCTCTtgtcttttttctttatttaagtCCATAAGTGATTGTATACAATGCTTTTAACAACTAGTTTTTATCCATTAATCCAGTTTGATTTCTCCTACATCTTTTGGACATCCATACATAATGGTACAGAAGCTGAGATTGCTCAATCTTATACATTGATACTGTATACATATTTGGACATTGACACGTTTTTCATCATTTTGGCTCTGGACACCACCACAATGGACTTGCAATTATACAATCAATATGTGCTTTAAGTGCAGACTTTCAGATTTAATTCGAGGGTATTTTCCATGAATGGTGTAGGAATTATAACCATAGATTACATCACATACGTGGTTTCCCCTttttaagggttagggttcaaGGGATCACAATTGTGTCAAAGTCTAAACCCGACTGTATATATGAATACAAATGTAAGATTCCATCTCAAAACAACTTGATGCAGTTTACAGTTTTGTTCTCAATAACAACAACTGATTCCTACATACTATTCATTTAGTTAATGAATAGCACTGACTAACTATTGATACACCCTTTGGTAAACACAGAACTGGGAATACTGCTTTCCAGAACTTTGCACCGTTTTCAATAATTTTTTAATATCGGACCTTTTTTTgtctgttattttatttttcatattctACCCCCTTGTAGACGGGAATAgttttgataataataataacctcCATCCCTCCACTCACCTGTAGAAGACGTAGTGGCAGCCCAAAgtgcacctcctcctcctcaatcTTCCTCTAAACCCGCTGCCCCCGCTGCACCCACCCAGGTGGCCACTGCCGGTAAGACTCCAATAGCCCTAATCCTTCAGATGATAAAAATGATCTCTGttgaattaaaataataaagtgtgtgtgtgtgtgtgtgtgtgtgtgtgtgtgtgtgtgtgtgtgtgtgtgtgtgtgtgtgtgtgtgtgtgtgtgtgtgtgtgtgtgtgtgtgtgtgtgtgtgtgtgtgtgtgtgtgtgtgtgtgtgtgtgtgtgtgtgtgtgtgtgtgtgtgtgtgtgtgtgtgtgtgtgtgtgtgtgtgtgtgtgtgtgtgtgtgtgtgtgtgtgtgtgtgtgtgtgtgtgtgtgtgtgtgtgtgtgtgtgtgtgtgtgtgtgtgtgtgtgtgtgtgtgtgtgtgtgtgtgtgtgtgttgcaaagATCTCCCTGCTCCCAGCAGTCTGGGGGAAGCTCTGCAGCAGAGGATGGACATTTACAAGTCAGCAGCAGAGGGAGCCAAGAGCAAAGGAGACGATCGCAAGGCTCGCATGCACCAGCGCATCGTCAAGGTACACACAAGTCCTTTCATATATTGTTATTTTATTCCTCttaaaaatatttaatatttacagCTTCATCTGAATCCAATACAGCATTAGATATTGATATATACTACTCAAAGATACAGCTAATTATGAGGCACGTTGAATTCCTGGCTCTGTGCTTGTTTTTTCTCATTTCCCTGAATAGCTGGTGTGTGactcactttatttgactggaAATACACTCGTCGCTTTGCCCGTAATGACTGCTGTTGCTTATTTCAGCTACCAGAATAACCTgccatataggctgtcttgttCTCTGATGATTGACTGATAAATTGTGACTTTGAATTCAATTGGACTAGGCTGAGGCAAGGTTAATTGATGAAACAAGAACATGAAAGAAAGAACTAAAATGTGTTGTGTGTAATGCTTTTGTTGGAGCAGAAGCACATTTTGTGAGTTATGCTTTTGTCAGTAATGTATGAATACAtatagtatatttatatatatttatttcaggTAGCAATGCAACATTTGCACTGTTTTCTTTCAAAGTTGTCCATTTATGACCAATACAACAATATTTAGTTTGGAAACAATCAACTCTACTCGGCagctttatatatattaaaacaaGCAAATGtataaacaaaaatattagaGCTGTAACATTTATTTTGATATACGATTAATTGTTAAAGACAGAAAATGCTGTTTTCAGCCTCTCCACTACGGAGATATCCTCCTTTTCTCTGACAAATATCATAGTAAGGGAACACGTTTGGGTCCagactagggatgggaacgattaatcgaatattcgaaattattcaggtatcGATTATgagaatatgagttatgaatatttctattgttatttttttctttgttttggaggggcgcctaagttgattacatatgatcaaatggaataattcaatgtacacgacagtgccatagctaagtctattaggtctaaaggtgtgttttgctccgctcaccggtccctcacagcgggcagagctgcaggtgcttttctctctctctctctcgcgcgcgtttatgtccaaatccatcagatcgagctagttctagccaatgatatggctgctgcccctccctacacgcagatcacccagactcaaacctcatcttatgcccaaatgccagctgagagggtcttctctacagctggcctgattgtgaatcgcctccgcacccgcctctcccctgagtagacatgctcatattcttaaACAAGAATGAGTATTGAACAGCTGCATTCTGTGCATAGCCTTGTTATAGGTTGTTGATCTCTGTTGTAATAGGGTTACGTTACCCTGACCCGTTATGTCGTTCGTGTTTGATCCCTCTTTCATTTCAAAACCATGTTTTAAGcctgaaagctgtaggcctatagctgtcaactgttcaaactgggatcaccagttcaatacatttgacaacttcgacttggtttctatacttatttgaacatgtatttatttatttactaactcatttatttatttatttgttgtcaaCATTTTtcccacatttctttttttttttaggatatgtacatttcggttgaTCGGTTAACCGTTGTCGAATATtcaaatatacatttgctttcaaattcccatccctagttcAGACTGACATGTAAAGACAACACCTTGGACTTGGAGGGATGGAAATGTTACACTCTTTTCTGACATTTATTAACACAATTAAAAATCAATCTATGAAATCGGTAGCTTCATTGATAATGTGAACAATCTGTTCATTAGCAGCCCTAAAAAATAATCATGCCTcataaagtataaagtacaaAAGAAGTACCATACATGGATATCACCTTTACAGTTAATGCTCTTATTGCATTAGCAGTAGTTTTGAGTTATTGCTAGGTATTGCTCATTTATTTTCTAGTTAAAAGTGTTAATGTTAATACTTATTTTTAAATCCAAAAGAAAACATTGCAGATCTTCAAAAAGGAGGAACATGGATAATAACAAACAAGGAATGCATCGACAACCCTTTTCCCATTTACTATACCAGCACATGTTAAAAAGTGATCCGACGCTTAATTATTCAAAAATGATCtatcctctcctctcttcttcttaACAGCAATACCAGGACGCCATCAAAGCTCACAAAGCTGGACGTCCTGTCAGCTTGTCGGATCTTCCTGTGCCACCAGGTAACTTTCTCCAGGTGTGTTTCAGCATGTGACTCTATGTGCATTACAGTTACAGtaagtcatgtgtgtgttgctgttcTAGGCTGTCCGCCACTTCAGGGCTCAGAGGGGAGTCATCAGAACTTCATGGGTGTCCTGGAAACGGCTATGAGGATAGCTAATGAGGACGCtgaagatgaagaagaggatgGACCAAGAGAGGGTGCCAaggtaaatataataaaataaataaatgctcaaCCAAATGGTCAAGTTGTTATTGTGCAGCCAACAAACCTGGTTGGTTTCCTTTTAACCAAAGCATGTAATGTTTTATTGTTTGCCGTGCCAGCTTCTGTGCCAGGATATTGAACTGTTATCCGTTTCCCTGCTGCACCTCCTGCCTCATATATCAAATGAATACTTGTCACAGTAAAGTGGAAAAGGTTGtttattgttgtattgtttaatattgttgttattttattgaattgaatttatttaaaaatagtatACCACTTATTAGTTTAAGATTGATTTGGTCTTTTTTAATAGTATTGTTAATGTATGCCTGTATAGATGTATACTTTTCAAACtattattcttatttattttaatttgtattgttatcttgttttttttcttcatgtacatttttttatttcgaTTTAAGGCACATATACTGCCTGTACATAAATGTTAAGAGTTTCTACTTTTAGAAGAGTACATGTATGGACTAACCAATTCAATAGTTACAAATTAAGAAAGAATTTATATATGTAGGTTAATAAACAGTAAGGCGCTAAATTTAGTGAAGACTTATCTGTTGAAATTGATGAATCATTTTCAGCACAAAAGAATGCTGTACTTTAACATCTGTATGTTTGATTGCATTTCTCTGATGACCATCGTGTTTTCTTTCCCGCAGCTTGTAGTGCGTCCACCTGCACAGAATGCAAAGTCTCCGGCCCCTCAGACCCCTGGAGGCTCCTCGGCTCTAAAACTGGTAACTaaaggtgagtgtgtgtgtgagtgtgtgtgtgtgatacccGGATGCCTGCCTGCGCGTACAAAATGTGCCACACAAAGTGTTTGAGTGGTACACGAGGCAGAGTTTCACtttttttcctcttaatcatccctgcagcccagcagcaacTGGATTTCCTGTTGCTACGGCGACAGGCTTTTATGCGTGCAGCTCTGCGCTCCAAACAGATGAAGGTAACTTTTTTTtcccttccttttcttttctttgcttCAGATAGATTCCCAGCCCTGTTTGCATTTGATGTAGATGTCTTTATCACAgcagcatgttgttgtttttgtggaGCTGTGAACATCTGTTGTGTTGTGTTTGATTGACACATTGCTGTCATGTGACTGTTTGTAGGACATGACGGGAGCAGCGCAGCACCTCCGACATGCCAAGGGACTGGACCCCATGATCACTGCTGCCAAATCAGGCCTGCCCGTCGATATCACCAAGGTCATACATATATTCTCACCTGCAAATGAATCCTACTGTATATGAGAGGCAACAGAGCAAAGTGTCGTCAGGGGAGAAAAAGTGTGAGGAGTGTGAACACAAAAGAGCCAGAAATAGCAGACAGGAGGTAGGAAGCACGGGGTGAAATCATAACACCTTTGTTCTCAccttctgtgtgtttgtgtctgcacCTGTGCGACTTTATCTGCATATTTTCAGTGACATTCCAGTATTCATATTGCGTATACTTCTCCCGTATGACTTTCTTTCATTTTGACTTTTATTGGAAACCTGTGCCATATTTTTCTCTCGGTGTAATATCATCAAGAATATTAAGCTTGTGCCTCTGTTAgtttgtcttcctctctgtctgcaGAATATCGCACATGCTTAGATCTTACTTGGACAGATTTGTTTTATTTCGCGCCACATTAACAGTTGTCCCTTTCTTTCTGACAGATTCCCAGTGCTCCAGTCAGCGAGGACGACTACTCTCTGGCTCGCTCCCgcacctcccctctctccccccgctCCAGTGAGCAGTACCAGGGCCTCATGGAACTTTTAAAGAAGCAGCATGAGGTCAGggcatgtctctctcctttctaCCTTTATAAATATTTTACGCAACAATCCACCTAAATCTTGCTTTTACTGAAGATGTTTGCATCACTTTTCTAGTTGTGCAGCTTTTAAAATCACCATTGTTCTTTATTATAATGTCGTATTGTTTGCTCTTGTTTTCACACCCCCACCTTCTTTTGTGCCGTTATCTGGATCTACAGAAATGTCTGGGATACTCTCAGCAGCTCATACTGCTGGGCAATGTGGCCGAAGCTCTGAAGTAAGGCTCATTCCTTAGTTGTATATTTGTATAAGAATGTTTTAATACACATTATCCGCAGCCATGATGCGATTTAAAACCTATTATTTTCTGGAGCTTAAGTAATGCTTGTTTCCATTCACATTGTTATTAATGGTTCAAATTGTAATTAAATATTTTAGTAACATGCCACATGTAATAATCATTCATCCCGCCTTCCTGCCCACCACCCCATAAACcccttgacacacacacacacacacacacacacacacacacacacacacacacacacacacacacacacacacaca
Above is a window of Pseudochaenichthys georgianus chromosome 1, fPseGeo1.2, whole genome shotgun sequence DNA encoding:
- the cc2d1a gene encoding coiled-coil and C2 domain-containing protein 1A; this translates as MSRSRNPPPRGQGAARAKQMGLLLDLSPGGGMDDDGNDADLEAELLNLVGGGGGRMQGKKGDGKAPVPMADIERMAAQCMKDLDDDDMDGEDLDDDDEDLLAELNEVLQDDEDHTPAPTPPAATPTAPKAGVTPLPAAPSGATGLESRLLERIDMYKTAISNGKAAGETSKVRRYDRGLKTLQSMLTSFKKGKPVNEEEIPPPVALGGKTNIPAESESIKERELPEPALIPSPPTNQKPLREAPPAAPKAKPLYLTVPQKPNSAITPGTPAISPLTPCQPNAQHSELKQAVLSRQREYKIAAIHAKQGGDIDLAKQHYHVARKMDVLVEALDRGEPVDLSSLPPPPEDVVAAQSAPPPPQSSSKPAAPAAPTQVATADLPAPSSLGEALQQRMDIYKSAAEGAKSKGDDRKARMHQRIVKQYQDAIKAHKAGRPVSLSDLPVPPGCPPLQGSEGSHQNFMGVLETAMRIANEDAEDEEEDGPREGAKLVVRPPAQNAKSPAPQTPGGSSALKLVTKAQQQLDFLLLRRQAFMRAALRSKQMKDMTGAAQHLRHAKGLDPMITAAKSGLPVDITKIPSAPVSEDDYSLARSRTSPLSPRSSEQYQGLMELLKKQHEKCLGYSQQLILLGNVAEALKFEKLVEECMKNIEILKNAHAKGQPVPKCRTEERTLNTVKIHSSLTLNDLVLYINKGINLPAPSGVSASDLDASVKFEFPFPSAEEAQRDKTGTVKSTSSPEFKETFKLNINRTHRGFKRVVQSKGIKFEIVHKGGLFKTDKVIGTAHLKLETLENHCDLREIIEVMDGRKATGGKLEVRVKIREPLSGVDLQPVTEKWLVLDPVSSLSPPERQKERAPSPRSKPRHEASSRSSQPNNSPPQYKLHSFSILSYDRERLERKIGEYRKAQRDPPADLVHQHKELTHRLQWQKAQLERGSSSLLTDYENVLRRSVQGYAESVKKYSSQGNRDAAKDALGRLKMVENELESLKRKRTG